In the genome of Nycticebus coucang isolate mNycCou1 chromosome 12, mNycCou1.pri, whole genome shotgun sequence, one region contains:
- the CARD11 gene encoding caspase recruitment domain-containing protein 11, whose amino-acid sequence MPGGGPEMDDYMETLKDEEDALWENVECNRHMLSRYINPAKLTPYLRQCKVIDEQDEDEVLNAPMLPSKINRAGRLLDILHTKGQRGYVVFLESLEFYYPELYKLVTGKEPTRRFSTIVVEEGHEGLTHFLMNEVIKLQQQMKAKDLQRCELLAKSRQLEDEKKQLTLTRVELLTFQERYYKMKEERDSYNDELVKVKDDNYNLALRYAQLSEEKNMAVMRSRDLQLEIDQLKHRLNKMEEECKLERNQSLKLKNDIENRPKKEQVLELERENEMLKTKNQELQSIIQAGKRSLPDSDKAILDILEHDRKEALEDRQELVNKIYNLQEEVRQAEELRDKYLEEKEDLELKCSTLGKDCEMYKHRMNTVMLQLEEVERERDQAFHSRDAAQTQYSQCLIEKDKYRKQIRELEEKNDEMRIEMVRREACIVNLESKLRRLSKDSGCLDQSLPRNLPVTIISQNFGDVSPRTNGQEADDSSTSEESPEDSKYFLPYHPPRRRMNLKGIQLQRAKSPISLKRTSDFQVKGLEDEGTDTSPRSSNSLPVSSSFSKMQPHRSRNSIMSITAEPPGNDSIVRRYKEDVPHRSTVEEDNDSGGFDALDLDDDSHERCSFGPPSIHSSSSSHQSEGLDAYDLEQVNLMFRKFSLERPFRPSVTSVGHVRGPGPSVQQTTLNGDNLITQLTLLGGNARGSFVHSVKPGSLAEKAGLHKGHQLLLLEGCIRGERQSVPLDTCTKEEAHWTIQRCSGPVTLHYKVNQEGYRKLLKDMEEGLITSGDSFYIRLNLNISSQLDACTMSLKCDDVVHVRDTMYQDRHEWLCARVDLFTDQDLDMGTIPSYSRAQQLLLVKLQRLMHRGGRDEADPAHHTLKALRNTLQPEELLSTSDPRVSPRLSRASFLFGQLLQFVSRSENKYKRMNSNERVRIISGSPLGSLARTSLDATKLLTERQEELDPESELSKNLSLIPYSLVHAFHCERRRPVLFTPTVLAKTLVQKLLNSGGAMEFTICKSDIVTRDEFLRKQKTETIIYSREKNPNTFECIVPANIEAVAAKNKHCLLEAGIGCTRDLIKSNIFPIVLFVRVSEKNVKRFRKLLPRPDTEEELLRVCRLREKELEALPCLYATVEADMWGSLEELLRVIKDKISEEQRKTVWVDEDQL is encoded by the exons GAGGAGGGCCAGAGATGGATGACTACATGGAAACACTGAAGGATGAGGAGGATGCCTTGTGGGAGAACGTGGAGTGCAACCGGCACATGCTAAGTCGCTACATCAACCCCGCCAAGCTTACCCCCTACCTGCGCCAGTgcaaggtcattgatgagcaagATGAAGATGAAGTGCTTAATGCTCCCATGCTGCCATCCAAGATCAACCGGGCAG GCCGATTGTTGGACATTCTACATACCAAAGGGCAAAGGGGTTATGTGGTCTTCTTGGAGAGCTTGGAGTTTTACTACCCAGAACTGTACAAACTGGTGACTGGGAAGGAGCCCACCCGGAGATTCTCTACCATTGTGG TGGAGGAGGGCCACGAGGGCCTCACACACTTCCTGATGAACGAGGTCATCAAACTGCAGCAGCAAATGAAGGCCAAGGACCTGCAGCGGTGCGAGCTGCTGGCCAAGTCTCGGCAGCTGGAGGACGAGAAGAAGCAGCTGACGCTGACCCGGGTGGAGCTGCTGACCTTCCAGGAGCGGTACTACAAGATGAAGGAGGAACGGGACAGCTACAATGACGAGCTGGTCAAAGTGAAGGACGACAACTACAATCTAGCTCTGCGCTACGCCCAGCTCAGCGAGGAAAAAAACATGGCAGTGATGAGGAGCCGCGACCTCCAACTCGAG ATCGATCAACTAAAGCACCGATTGAATAAGATGGAGGAGGAATGTAAGCTGGAAAGAAACCAGTCACTGAAACTGAAGAATGACATCGAGAATCGGCCCAAGAAGGAGCAGGTTCTGGagctggagagagagaatgagatgcTAAAAACCAAAAACCAGGAGCTGCAGTCCATCATACAG GCCGGGAAGCGCAGCCTGCCTGACTCAGACAAGGCCATCCTGGACATCCTGGAGCACGACCGCAAGGAGGCCCTGGAGGACCGACAGGAGCTGGTCAACAAGATCTACAACCTGCAGGAGGAGGTCCGCCAGGCAGAGGAGCTGCGGGACAAG TACCTGGAGGAGAAGGAGGACCTGGAGCTCAAGTGCTCAACCCTGGGGAAGGACTGCGAGATGTACAAACACCGCATGAACACCGTCATGCTGCAGCTGGAGGAGGTGGAGCGGGAGCGGGACCAG GCCTTTCACTCCCGAGACGCAGCCCAAACCCAGTACTCCCAGTGCTTGATTGAAAAGGACAAGTACAGGAAGCAGATCCGAGAGCTGGAGGAGAAGAACGATGAGATGCGGATCGAGATGGTGCGGCGAGAAGCCTGCATCGTGAACCTAGAGAGCAAGCTCCGGCGCCTCTCCAAGGACAGCGGCTGCCTCGACCAG AGTCTGCCCAGGAACCTGCCTGTGACCATCATCTCACAGAACTTTGGGGATGTCAGCCCCAGGACCAATGGCCAAGAAGCAGATGATTCTTCAACTTCAGAGGAGTCACCTGAGGACAGCAAGTACTTCCTGCCCTATCACCCACCACGGCGCAGAATGAACCTGAAGGGCATCCAG CTGCAGAGAGCCAAATCCCCCATCAGCCTGAAGCGAACATCAGATTTTCAAG TCAAAGGACTTGAAGATGAAGGCACTGACACCAGCCCCCGCTCCTCCAACTCCCTGCCGGTCAGCAGCTCCTTCTCCAAGATG CAGCCCCACCGGAGCCGGAACAGCATCATGTCAATCACCGCTGAGCCCCCAGGAAATGACTCCATTGTCAGGCGCTATAAGGAAGATGTGCCTCATCGCAG CACAGTTGAAGAAGACAACGACAGCGGTGGGTTTGACGCCTTAGACCTGGACG ATGACAGTCACGAACGCTGCTCCTTCGGACCCCCCTCTatccattcctcctcctcctcccaccagtCTGAGGGCCTGGATGCCTACGACCTGGAGCAGGTCAACCTCATGTTCAGGAAGTTCTCCCTGGAAAG ACCTTTCCGGCCCTCAGTCACATCTGTGGGACATGTGAGGGGCCCCGGGCCTTCAGTGCAACAAACTACGCTGAATGGTGACAACCTCATCACACAGCTCACCCTGCTGGGGGGCAACGCTCGGGGCAGCTTCGTGCACTCGGTCAAGCCGGGTTCCCTGGCCGAGAAGGCAGGCCTCCACAAGGGCCACCAGCTGCTGCTG CTGGAAGGCTGCATCAGAGGCGAGAGACAGAGTGTTCCCTTGGACACGTGCACAAAGGAAGAGGCCCACTGGACCATCCAGAGGTGCAGCGGCCCTGTCACGCTACACTACAAGGTCAACCAGGAAG GGTACCGGAAGTTGCTGAAGGACATGGAGGAAGGCCTGATCACATCAGGGGACTCATTCTACATCCGGCTAAACCTGAATATCTCTAGCCAGCTGGATGCCTGCACCATGTCCCTGAAGTGTGATGATGTCGTCCATGTCCGAGACACCATGTATCAGGACAGGCATGAATGGCTGTGTGCACGGGTGGACCTTTTCACGGACCAGGACCTGGACATGGGCACCATTCCCAGCTACAGCCG GGCCCAGCAACTCCTCCTGGTCAAGCTACAGCGCCTGATGCACCGAGGCGGCCGGGATGAAGCAGATCCTGCCCACCACACCCTGAAGGCCCTGCGG AATACCCTGCAACCCGAAGAGCTGCTTTCAACAAGTGATCCCCGGGTCAGTCCCCGCCTCTCTCGAGCAAGTTTCCTTTTCGGCCAACTGCTTCAG TTCGTCAGCAGGTCTGAGAATAAGTACAAGCGGATGAACAGTAACGAGCGGGTCCGCATCATCTCTGGGAGCCCACTGGGGAGCCTGGCCCGGACCTCACTGGATGCCACCAAGCTCCTGACCGAGAGGCAGGAAG AGCTGGACCCAGAGAGCGAGCTCAGCAAGAACCTCAGCCTCATCCCCTACAGCCTGGTGCATGCCTTCCACTGTGAGCGCCGCCGGCCCGTGCTCTTCACACCCACTGTGCTGGCCAAGACACTGGTCCAGAAGCTGCTCAACTCAGGGGGCGCCATGGAGTTCACCATATGCAAGTCAG ATATTGTCACAAGAGATGAGTTCCTCAGAAAGCAGAAGACGGAGACCATCATCTACTCCCGAGAGAAGAACCCCAACACTTTCGAGTGCATCGTTCCCGCCAACATTGAAGCTGTGGCAGCCAAG AACAAGCACTGTCTGCTGGAGGCTGGGATTGGCTGCACTAGAGACTTAATCAAGTCCAACATCTTCCCCATCGTGCTCTTCGTTCGGGTGTCGGAAAAGAATGTCAAGAGATTCAG GAAGCTGCTGCCCCGGCCAGACACGGAGGAGGAGCTGTTGCGTGTGTGCCGGCTAAGGGAGAAAGAGCTGGAGGCCCTGCCATGCCTTTATGCCACGGTGGAGGCTGACATGTGGGGCAGCCTGGAGGAGCTGCTCCGAGTCATCAAGGACAAGATCAGCGAGGAACAGCGCAAGACCGTCTGGGTGGACGAGGACCAGCTGTGA